The genomic segment GTCGAGGCCGATTTCAATGGTCACGAGCCGTTCTGGGCGGTCGCGGGCGACACCACGGCCGACGCGTCGACTCCCGACCTCATATCGGAGTTCTACCCGGAAGCTGACGTACAGGAAATGCCGTCGGGCTATGAGACGATCGTCGACCTCTCGAAGGCCGAGAAGCTGCTTGGATGGAAGCCACAGTGGTCGTGGCGGGACCTGTAGTCTCTGTGACGGTCGTGATGCAGGCCCGGGCGTCGATTCGGGTCCTGATGTAGCGCTATGCGCTCAAGAACCTCACTGCGAAAGAGGTGGAATCAGGTACGATGCGATCTCCACAACGGCCTATGTATGGCTAGTATGTTTAGACGAGTTCAGGTAATAAGAATCGGTAGGGAGGCTATCGTAACACGCTGCGTGTTGCCATTCGCCGGCAATATAGATAGAGTCCAAATGTCATCACTATAATTGACATATCAAAGATAGACATCTGTGGTCCAAACATGTCCCAGCGGTTCATAAATCCAAACGTGATAAAGGTCAAACAAGCTTGGGAAGCAGCAGAAATAAGTGCGAGCCAAACTGCCCAACGGGTCCGCAATAGAAGCAAGATTGGTGCAACCAAGCCGCTTGCAATACCTATCGTCCAGAATATCCGTGGCAGCAACGGGTAATCGGTGAAATAGGCGATTTGGGTAGCCCCATAGTTTTCAGCGCTGAAGTACGCTTCGTTGAGCTCGAGTATCATGAGATAATCATATGCCCCAGCCGCATACAGCAGAATAAAAAATACAGCCACAAACCACAAGTGCCACGGTGGTTTTTTACTATGTCTAGACACGCTTTTCATCTTAGTCAAGTCTATCGTCATGGGAACTTCAGTTCCTTGCTGAAAAGAGTGTGTGCAAGTAGCGTACGAACGAGGAGACTGCCGATCAGGCCAGTCATATCGGTAACAGTAACCGTCTGAGAACTGGCTTCAGTGGTGGGTCGTTGGTTCATATTGGCCTCTGTAACCATACTGTGATGGGAAATACAGTTTCATTAAATCACGTCTAAACATGTTCAGGCTATACCGAATGATTGATACAATCTGCTGCCTAGTCAGTGGCATGCCCGCCATCCGAATGGCAGTTACACCGCCTGTAGAATACCTCACCGAACTCCCTGTCGATAGCTCCACGGCTTCAGTACACATCTTAGCCTTGTGTGATCTCGACGACCGGGCACGGGGTATCTTAGAAATCCGACCACCGGACGATGAATTACAGTCAGTGGTTCGGTTTCTTACATCGCGTGAAGCGATCGTCTCGGCGGAGGTGTTATACGCCGACGCGGACATCGGTCTGATTCAATACACGACGCGGGAGGAGCCAACGGTTTACTTTGCGGCTCTTGAGGCCGGAGCGACGCCAGTCTTCCCGGTAGAGATTCGCAACGGACAGTTGTTGATTGAAGGGTTTATGGCGTATGACCGTCTCTCACGGTTTGAAGAAGCGTTAGAGCAAACTGACGCTCTATGTGATATCCGTTTGATTAAACAACCACCAAACATGGATGCGCTCAAACATTCACCCAACGTGGATGACCTACTCACGGCGCGTCAACAACAGTTCATCCTCGAAGCAGTCAAGTGGGGGTACTACGACACACCCCGGCACTGTACCCTCACCGAGCTAGCGGAGTCACTAAATGTCACCAAAGGAGCTGCGAGTGGTCTTCTCCATCGCGCCGAGGAACAAATCGTCAAAGAGTTCGTTGAGAATCTCTCCGGAACGTCTGTGGAGATATGATATATTCCACGCTCTAAAGTTGACATCTAACCTAACTTCGGAGTATAAACGCAAATAGTTCGCCCCCAGCTTTGATTCTGTTGTACTCTTCCGAAATTATTACTCGCAGCTGTACGCTTTAGGATCAGAGTTGGTATACAAGCCGTATATTATGCTGATAGTTGATATGGTATGGGATTACAGAGAGATGTCGCTCCTCGCAATGCTTCAACCGAGAGAAGCCAGGCTGTTTAGCCAGGCCCGAGTTGGAGATGAATCGCCACCCAATCAGCGAGCTCCCCCGCAGTAAGGACTGGTGGAGCGGTCGTCAGTTCCCGGGAGACGGTGACTTTCAGGAGGACATCCGTGAGCCGCCAGACGTTGTACATCAGAATGGCGAATACGAAGTAGTACAAGCGCAGCGTGTGATCGTTGGAGGATGTTCTCGCGAGGAACTCCTGTTTGATTGAGCGATACTCGGCTTCGATCCACCAGCGGGCGGCGTAGCGCTTTACCCACCATTGTGCTTGGTCGGGGTCGTTAATCCGTTCGTTCGTGATGAACGGCTGTGTGTCGCCAGTTCGTCCTGGAACGAACAGCACTCGACAGTCATGGCTTCCATGTCTGGCTCTGACTGTTGCCTGTTCGACAGCCGTGTCTTGTCCCTCATGATCCATCTGTTCGATATACGTTGTTTCGGGCTCCCGTTCGACCTTGGGAAGGAGATAGGTGACACCTAGATTATCGAGGGTTTGGTAGACCTCCAATGATTCAAAGCTCCGATCAGCAAGGACAAGATCGATCGACACGAACTCCTGTGCTCGTCTGACAAGCCGTCGGACCGTGCGATGATACTGGTGGGGGGAATTGTCATCCCATTCCGAGCTCTCGATGACCGGTTCGACGGCGAGGACGATTGGCGTGCTTTTGCCGCCAGCGACGATGTGGCGAACTTGTAGGCCAACTCCCCCAAGTTATCGGTCCCACTGACTTCACTAGGTAGCTCACCCTCAGCGTGGTAGGGCCAGGTCGTGATGTCGATGGCAACGGTGACGGGCGGTTGGAGGATCTGGAGGTGGTTTACGGCATCGAGTAGGTTCTCGATCGACTGCTCGAACCCCGCTTGAATCTGCTCTTGGGAGTATTGCTTGACCGTCCGGAGGTGGGTATCACCGTGGGGGGTGTAGTCCTCGCCGAAAAACGTCTCCATTCGTGATTGGCCTTGGGGTGTGCCACAGCCACCTAACGCCACCAGTGCCTGGAGTTCGTTGAATCGGCTGTCTGGATACGTCGCGTTCGCCGCGCGCCCGGAGTCGAACGTTCCGAAGACCGTCTCCCGAGCGTGTCGGACGTGCATTCGAATCTGCTCATCGGAGAACTCGCCAACGTGTCGGTCCCGTAGGTCTGACTTCGTCTCGTCGATGTGCTGTGGTGGGCGCAGATCGAGAGCGTCGTCGTTCCCGTAGGCGACATCAAGGAGGCGCTCGCTAACTGAAAGGAGCGTTCGCTTGGCGTCATTTGAGAGATGGATATCCCATGCAGTTGTCAGCGTTTGGCGTGTCGGGGCAGTATTGTAGGGGCCGAACGTCGAAGGATCAAACCCAAGACGAGTCGCTCGTTCGTGGATGGAGAGCCACTCGTAGAGGCCGTTCCACGAAAGCCCAGCGAGTTCACGGCAGAACAAGGCGCGAACGGTCGGTGCAGCATCATACGTAAGTGCCTCAAACCGGTCCTCGTCTACAGCTCGGAGCACTGAGTTAACGTTCATGTGTTGCACAAGGTTGACAAGCGTTGGAGTCGTTTCAAGCCGTTCGTGTGTTTCATCAAGTATATTTTTTCGAGTGTCTACAGAATGAATTGTAATTCCCTACCTATCCTTAACACATATAGTCTTAGTAATATAATATTTCTTTAGATGTGTAAAGATCTGTACCGTACTGACCATAGCTACTGCTAGTAGGATCTCGAGTAAAATTGTGTATTTATTCATCCAGCGACGCCACAGCGACTCGTCGCGGGGGTTGAACCGGGCGGCGTTCACGTGAGCGAGGATGGTGGTGAGACCTGGACAGAACGCACGGATAGCGTTCACGACGACATCCACGAACTCCGGTTGATCGATGCCAGCGAGTATCTCGCCTCAACAGGTGTCGGTCTGTATCGAACGACTGACTGCGGCCGGACGTGGACCCGTCTGGATATGGATGTGAAACAGCGGTACTTCCGTGCCGCTTGTCTCCACGATGGGACTCTGTACGCCTCTGCCGCGTGTGTTCCCCCAAACCGATGGGAGGAGCCCGATGCCAATCCTGCGCTTTTCGAATGTCGAGATGGGGTCACGTTAGAATGCGTCAAATCTCCTGTCCAGAGGAGGTCGTCGTGGGCTGGACCGTCGATGAGAACGACCTAATCGGTGTGACCCACCGGGGAACGGTACTCAGAAAGCAAACAGGTGCTTGGGAGATCGTCGGTCACGTTCCGAATCCAGACACCCTTTACGGTCAGTTCGGAAATCTCATATGGTTCGGTAGATGATATATTCTAGTGTAGTTACCGCTATAGCATCACTGCTGTATAGCTACACACCGCAACTGAAAACGAGTTACCTCTACAGTAGCACCGCTGAGCACTTGATTGCCGCTTGAGACTGCATCATAGACACCCACTTGCAACAGATGTCCAAGATTGTGTGGTTTGCTTCTCTATTAAGCGACAAGCAGATGAAATCATCACTCCAGAAATTACTTGGCCGATCCTCGCACGCAGCCTCACAGCTCACCACTACAAGACCGCGGACACCTACCCGGACTGGCACGACTCTATCCCATTCGAACCGCTCTTCCTTGCTACACTCTGGATCCGCGTCGAAGACCATTCTCCACGACTGTCCCAACTCGCCTTGAGAACGATCCGGAACTTGCAACGGCGTTCGACTTCGACCCGGATTCGATTCCCTCCGAAAGCACGGGAGCCTGCACCGAGATGGTTTGATATGGCGATATACGATTCATTCGTTCCGCGCCATATGTGGACACGGTAGCGGTCCGTGTGGTGGTCTCTGGACAGCCGTATATAAAATAATTATTATATTTACTGTTTTGGTCTGTATCTAGGAATATTATGTATCTATACCGCTATACCGGCAGCGTACTGGCTCCTTCGAGCAGTGTATGCAATCACCGCGTTCGATTTTCTGAGCTTATAAGCTATCAGTCAACGATAAAATGATATCGATGACTACGAACGCATTGGGTTCGGATCGAGTAGGACAATTTAGCGCTCGATCGGACGGTTTTTCTCACTGCATGACGGTAATCGTGGGGAACCTTACGACCAGAATCATCAGCTCCAAGAGAGTTCGTATACATACGCAGACAGGATGCCGGCAACAAGTAGCACACAGCACAGCGGCAGGGGTACGATACACCCTAAACCAGACACCACTCAGCCAACCCATCGGAGTAGCGTCGTTTGAGTCGTGGTGAGCTGATCATCAACGAACGTGACGCGCGTCGAGCGATCAATCTGCCCGTTGGTTCCGTGCTGTGCCACGGGACAGCGGTCATGGATTCCGTCGCTGACGCGTGGTTACCCGTAACCGTGTAGCCGCTCGGGCCCTGAAGACAGAGCATTGCCAACATTCCATGTTTCTGATGGGATAAAACGAGAAGCTACATCTACAGAGGTGGCGTCTGTAAGCGTCTCTAACTACGACGATACGTGATTTAGCGGAAGCTTAATCTACAGGTACAAGTCGTCGTTGTCGAGCCGCTCGTAATATCCACTCAAGAACTGTGAGAACCGCGATTCCAGCGAGTGCGAACAGTCCATACATGATACCGACGTACAGTGCGGAGACACCGACACCCGTCGTCATCCCAAGAATCGCCCAATAGGCGATATAGCAGACGAGGCCGATGATCGGTGCAAGAAGTTCGTACCGTGCCAAGAGAAAGACAGGGCCGCCGACGAGTAGGAAGGTGCCGACGATAGCTATCACCCCGAACTCACTCAAGAAAGCAACACCAGCTAACCCCCACAGGTCAGAGAGACGCCAGACGCTGGTCGCCAGCCCGGCAACTACGAGCGCAGCCATGCTCCCGCCCCACGTGAGGACGGCAATACCGAGCGCACGACGAGTCCGGTCTTTGATCACCATATATAATGATACGTACCAACGTCTGATGGCTTTATCGCAAGCATCCCCCGGCCTCTGGGGCGGCACGGTATGTATGACACCGCTCGCAATCCACCCGACCGACATCCAGTCACACTTGACTACACCCACTCGTGAGCGGGGGCACTGTGTCACGCCATCCGACCCCATATCCTGATAATCCAACACTAAGATAATGAACCGATTACGTCGTCGCGTTCGAGCACCTAACACATTCGCGACTAGACCGGAGCGTCGTGAGGGCACAAGTGGGCGTTCCGACCGCTCTACGAGTATGTCGAGTACACGGCTGAAGTCGTCGGCATCAGGTGGTCTCGCTCCCGATGGGTGGGTGAGTGATGGTAACGACACGAGTGCCACGAACCAAGCGGTGATCGTCGTCCGTGTCGTGGTTGTCAGTGGCTGAGCTCACTGCAAGTGTCAGGTTCATGTGCTCATCGACCCCAGCGAGTGTCCCCTCGATCAGCTGGTCGGCTTTCGTCCGAACGGTGACCCGGCTCCCGACCGTATCTTTGAGGCTGTCCAACGGCGTGGTTGCAGCCGCTTCATCGTTGTCGCTCATAGTTCCTCTCAGAAGAACCCCGCCGTAAGAGTATCGACTGCGAGGTGGGGATTTGTCCGAGAGATCGCTCTTTGGCTCTCCGATGGTCAGTAGTAGATGGCTGTTCATCGTAAGGCCCCAGTAGAAATGGGCCGGCGATCGTGGTCCACTTCCTCGGTGATCAGAAAGCAGGCTCCAATCACTCCGGCTACAGCATCGATACTGCGTCTTCCCGACGAGAGCGACAACGTCGTCCACGACTACCAAGACAAGAACTCCCAAGCGGGTCCAGCGTGGCAGTCGATCCACTACGCTTATCGGCTGCATTGCACTGGAGCTATCTCGAACAGTTTTCATGAGTACGCATTCACAGATATAAAGGCAGCCTCGTCGATAGCTGCGGTGACAAAGACCGACTCCGTTTTCAATGCACGTAACTGAGGGAGAGTATGGGTATCTTAGAGCTTGTCTGCTCTTCGTGTGGGCGGACGTTCACCGATCAGTGGCGGTGTGATTGTGGCGGCGTGCTTGACTTCATCGAACAACCGCATCCAGCCGCAGATCGGCCGGACCCAGGTCAGTTTGATACGCGAGATGGACTCTGGTCGTTCGATATGTTCCTGCCCGTCGAGCAAGGCCCATCCCTTGGTGAAGGGATGACTCCGCTCGTTGCAGCACCAACGTGGAATGCCCAGTACAAACTCGAATACGTCTCGCCGACGGGAAGTTTCAAAGACCGGGGTGCAACCACAACGATCAGTCACGCGATCATGTGTGGTGCAGACCGAGTCGTTGAGGACTCATCAGGGAACGCTGGGGCTGCAATCGCAACGTACGCTGCTCAGGCTGGACTAGATGCTGAGATTTACGTCCCGGCATCGGTCAAGGCGGCAAAACTCAGAGCAATCGAACGAGCCGGTGCGACACCAGTTCGAATCGAGGGGGGGCGCCAAGCCGTGACCGATGCCTGTATCGAAACTGTTGAATCAGGGGATGGGTGGTATGCGAGCCATTCGTGGAGTCCAGCGTTCTTCGCAGGGACAGCGACATTTGCGTACGAAGTTGCGCTACAGCGTGACTGGAGTGTTCCTGATGCTGTCGTGATGCCACTCGGTCACGGAACCCTGTTCCTCGGAGTGTATCGTGGTTTCGAGGCGTTGTTTGAAGCTGGGTGGATTGATTCGGTTCCTCGTCTTCTTGGTGCGCAAGCTGCGGGTTATGCACCGATCGCGGCCGAACTCCACCCGGTCCCTGAGAGTGAGAACGACGTCGCAGACGGGATTCAGATACGAGAGCCGACGCGAAAACGACAACTGCTCGATGCGATCGCTGAGACGAACGGTGACGCAATCGCGATCACGGAGGAGGCAGTGCAAGCCGAGTTGGACCGGCTCCATGCTAACGGATTCTATGTTGAACCGACATCAGCGATCGCTCCTGCGGCACTTACCGAGTATCGAGAACGGGGAACTCTTGGACAAGATACAGATGTCGTTATGCCGCTCACAGGACATGGATTGAAAACCTAACTCGGCGCAGGTGCTTTTTCCCCTGTTTCATCTGCCAATCACTGATAGAGTTCGTGGCGACACATATCACACCTACCGAACCGACCATTACCAGTACTGTCCTCAAAGCGAGTACTGCGGGGACTACGATGTATCCTTCTCGTAGCGGTACCGCACAGCTACCACTCAGCTAGTCTCTAAGTAACCATTGTTGCGTCTAGTAACGGTTGGAGTGTAGTATGAAAGATCGATCATATCGGAGAATACAGGCGCTCGGGACCGTACTCCTGTTGATCATGTCGATGATCGCAGGAGTCAGCGTTGCAGCGGCACCCACGGACACGAACACTGTGACACACATCGATTCGTGTACGACGATCACTCAGCCTGGGCGGTACGTTCTGACGAACGATATCGAGAACAGCCAAGAAACGACGTGTCTCGTGATCCACTCCGATGATGTGATCCTCAATGGTAACGGCCACCGGATCGACGGCGTGGACGCAGAGCCATCAACGGGCATCCTTGTCGAGCCAACCGATGCTGCGCTGTCGAATGTCGTCATCCGGGATGTCGTGGTCACAGACTGGGTCACGGGCATCGAGTTCAGCATGGAGGTCGACAACAGCACTGTCAAGAACACCGTCGTTCGGTCGAATCTAGCTGACGGGATCGCACTGTTTTTCAATTCACGCGATAATAGAATCGTCGACAACACGGCGTCGAACAACGGTAATGCCGGCATTCGAGTCGACAATGCCGCCGAAAATAAGCTATTCGATAACACGGTCATCCAGAACAGGGTGGGGCTTCTCATCATCGAAAGTGGTGGTCATGTGCTTCAGGGCAACATCGCAAAGCGAAACGACGGCGATGGCATCGCACTACTTGACTTCGTCAGTGACACACTCGTTAAGGACAACACCGCGGAGCGGAACAGCGGCGACGGTGTTTCTCTTCAGAGCTCCAGCGAGAACCGCATCAAGCACAACACGATTGCTCGGAACGATGGTAACGGTATCGCGCTCAGCGAGCCGTTCGAACCATCCGAGAACAACATCATCGCGCGCAACGTTCTCACGCGGAACAGCGACAACGGCATCTCCCTCGATGGTGCGAACAACAACACGATCACGCGTAACACCGTGCAACGGAACCAAAACGACGGGATCAATCTCCAACTGTCCCGTACCAATCGCATAACACACAACACGGTGCGTCGTAACGGTGGCGATGGCGTCGTGCTGTGTCGGTCCGACAACAACACCCTCAAACGCAACACAGCGAGCAACAATAGCGACAATGGATTCGTATTGGCCGACGCGAACAACAACGTCCTTAAACGTAATACAGCAGTCGACAACGGCGGCGATCCACTAGTTGTTCGGGCCGACTCGATGGGGAACCAGTTCATCAACAACACCTTCGAGAGCTAACGATACCGGCGGGACGACCCCGTTCCACTCGGTCTAGTAACGATTTTTGAACGGAAGAAGACCGATAAGTTTCCGATCTAAGAGGAAAGCTAGTCACCGATATTTCATCCGTTCACAAGGGAAGGGGAGCCACGTTCGTGGACAGTCATCCAGACGACTGCGTTGGGCGTGCTGTGACCGCTGCTTCCACCTGAAGTGACGTCTCGGGCGTTCCAGATTCTAGATGATACTGTTGTAGAATCGCTGTGAGGACGGGGTCGCCTCTGGGCGGTAAACTGGTCACCAATGCACCGCCGTGGTCCAGTCCCAAACGGAAAATACGCGGGTCGGTCCAGCGTTCGGAATAAAATGCAAGCGGATCCCGATGGACGACCCATTGTGGGAGCACGACGATTGCGCCTGCCGAGATCTGATGGCCTCCTGTTACGATATCGTCTTCTGGTTCGCCGTGGAGACGATTCGTCGGGGGAAAGCCGCATCGTCTCCGGTATTCACGTGGTTAGCTCCTCGCCGAGGCGCTGTTCGACGCTGGGGTAGGTGACAACAGATACAACGCATACGTCAAGATGACGGTGGTCGTCTCGTGTTCAGCAATCAGAAACGTCATCACTTCGTGAACGTCGATACGCCTCTCATCCGACCACTCATCTAACGTTCGTTCGATCATCCAGTCATGATATCCCCGTCCACCGCGATCTGATCGAGTTGGAACGACGGCTGGATGAGGTGTCATTGGGTTCGTCACCGAACCGTGGTGTGCATGATCCAGATCCGACCAACCTCTATATACTCACTGGGCGCAGTATGAGTATGGCTACCTTC from the Halocatena salina genome contains:
- a CDS encoding helix-turn-helix domain-containing protein produces the protein MPAIRMAVTPPVEYLTELPVDSSTASVHILALCDLDDRARGILEIRPPDDELQSVVRFLTSREAIVSAEVLYADADIGLIQYTTREEPTVYFAALEAGATPVFPVEIRNGQLLIEGFMAYDRLSRFEEALEQTDALCDIRLIKQPPNMDALKHSPNVDDLLTARQQQFILEAVKWGYYDTPRHCTLTELAESLNVTKGAASGLLHRAEEQIVKEFVENLSGTSVEI
- a CDS encoding transposase, whose product is MSIDLVLADRSFESLEVYQTLDNLGVTYLLPKVEREPETTYIEQMDHEGQDTAVEQATVRARHGSHDCRVLFVPGRTGDTQPFITNERINDPDQAQWWVKRYAARWWIEAEYRSIKQEFLARTSSNDHTLRLYYFVFAILMYNVWRLTDVLLKVTVSRELTTAPPVLTAGELADWVAIHLQLGPG
- a CDS encoding WD40/YVTN/BNR-like repeat-containing protein, which gives rise to MSEDGGETWTERTDSVHDDIHELRLIDASEYLASTGVGLYRTTDCGRTWTRLDMDVKQRYFRAACLHDGTLYASAACVPPNRWEEPDANPALFECRDGVTLECVKSPVQRRSSWAGPSMRTT
- a CDS encoding LSM domain-containing protein gives rise to the protein MSDNDEAAATTPLDSLKDTVGSRVTVRTKADQLIEGTLAGVDEHMNLTLAVSSATDNHDTDDDHRLVRGTRVVTITHPPIGSETT
- a CDS encoding pyridoxal-phosphate dependent enzyme encodes the protein MGILELVCSSCGRTFTDQWRCDCGGVLDFIEQPHPAADRPDPGQFDTRDGLWSFDMFLPVEQGPSLGEGMTPLVAAPTWNAQYKLEYVSPTGSFKDRGATTTISHAIMCGADRVVEDSSGNAGAAIATYAAQAGLDAEIYVPASVKAAKLRAIERAGATPVRIEGGRQAVTDACIETVESGDGWYASHSWSPAFFAGTATFAYEVALQRDWSVPDAVVMPLGHGTLFLGVYRGFEALFEAGWIDSVPRLLGAQAAGYAPIAAELHPVPESENDVADGIQIREPTRKRQLLDAIAETNGDAIAITEEAVQAELDRLHANGFYVEPTSAIAPAALTEYRERGTLGQDTDVVMPLTGHGLKT
- a CDS encoding NosD domain-containing protein, which produces MKDRSYRRIQALGTVLLLIMSMIAGVSVAAAPTDTNTVTHIDSCTTITQPGRYVLTNDIENSQETTCLVIHSDDVILNGNGHRIDGVDAEPSTGILVEPTDAALSNVVIRDVVVTDWVTGIEFSMEVDNSTVKNTVVRSNLADGIALFFNSRDNRIVDNTASNNGNAGIRVDNAAENKLFDNTVIQNRVGLLIIESGGHVLQGNIAKRNDGDGIALLDFVSDTLVKDNTAERNSGDGVSLQSSSENRIKHNTIARNDGNGIALSEPFEPSENNIIARNVLTRNSDNGISLDGANNNTITRNTVQRNQNDGINLQLSRTNRITHNTVRRNGGDGVVLCRSDNNTLKRNTASNNSDNGFVLADANNNVLKRNTAVDNGGDPLVVRADSMGNQFINNTFES
- a CDS encoding cytochrome P450, giving the protein MTPHPAVVPTRSDRGGRGYHDWMIERTLDEWSDERRIDVHEVMTFLIAEHETTTVILTYALYLLSPTPASNSASARS